Part of the Gemmatimonadota bacterium genome is shown below.
CTGGTCAGTAACATACCGAAAACACATATGTCAGCAGAAGTTACGGAACCGCGCTGGCGGCGGCTTCCGGAAGAACGCCCCCAACAGATACTGCACGCTGCGCTCGAGGTATTCGGCGAGCACGGCCTTGCAGGTGCACGCCTGGAAGACATTGCCAGACAGGCCGGCGTGTCCAAGGGCACCATATACCTCTACTTCCCGAACAAGGAAGCGCTGTTCCGCGAGATGGTACGCTCGACCATAGTCGAGGCAATCGTCGCAGGCGAGGGGATTCCAGACACCGGCTCGGCGCGTGAGCAACTGCTCGCATTCATGCAGCACTACTGGGCTTTCGTGCGCACGCCGGCATTCTCGGTGATCTACCGGGTCGTCGTGAGCGAGCTGCACCACTTTCCGGATCTGGTGGAGTTCTACAGCGCCGAAGTCATTGCTCGCACTCAGAAACTTCTCTCCGGCATAATACGGCGTGGCATCGATGCTGGAGAGTTTCGTGCGTTGGATCCAGCGGTCGCGGGGCGGATGCTGATCTCTCTCTTCAGCACGAGCGCCATGTGGTGCTGCAAGCGAAAGTACTTCCCTCACCTTCGCAACCGGCCGGACGAACAGATATACAACGAGCTGGTTGACTTCTACCTTTCCGCGCTCCGCGCGGTACCTCAATAATGAAAGGCAAATTCACCACGTGCATGGCGCTTGTGTTGAGCCTGGGCATTGCATCGGGCATGGCGGTGCAATCACTGGTAGCACAGGACACGACCACGGCGCCGGTACCATCCACATTATCGATCGGCGATGCGGCTCGCATTGCCGCTCGCAACAGCGCGCCGGCGCAGGGCGCACGGATACGTGTAACCGAGGCAGAAGCGCGCGTGCGCCAGAGCCGCGCGGACATGTTGCCATCGTTGAAGGCGTCCGCGTCGCAATTCACTCGAACGCTCAACACCGCGTCATTCGGTTTCTCGCTTCCCGGGCTCAATCCGAACGGACAGATCATCGGCCCGTTCCACGTGCTCGATGCGCGCGGAAGTGCGGAGGCGCCGTTGTTCAACTTCAGCGCTTTCGCGCGGTACCGCGCCGCTGGTGCGGCGGTCAAGGCGAGCAGCGCTTCTGCGACAGTCGCATCGGAGCAGGCAGGCTCACAGGCTGCGCTGGCGTACATCCAGGCGCTGCGTGCTGAAGACGATCTCCGCGCGCGCGGCGAGGACAGTGTGCTCGCTGCCGATCTCGTGAACGTTGCACAGGCTCAGCTCGACGCCGGGACGGGCATCGCCCTGGACGTTACCCGCGCGCAGGCGCAGCTCGCATCGACGCGCGCCGGTCTCATCAACTCGCGCGCGGCGCGTGACCGCACGCTCATTGCGCTTGCGCGCGCGCTCAACGTTCCGGCGCGCACGCCGCTCGTTCTGACCGATTCACTCGGCAGCATGGACACCACAGCCGTGACCACCGACGAGGCGGCAGCCACCGAGCGGGCGTTGCGGAACCGACCCGATCTGCTCCAGGCAGCGGCACGCATTGCAGCCGCCCAACAGGCGGTAAGCGCTATTCGCGCCGAGTACCTGCCGACCGTGTCGCTCGTCGCCGACGATGGCGTCAACGGACTGTCGGTGCATCACATGTTGAATACTTACGAATACGGTCTTCAGATATCAGTTCCGGTTCTCGATGGACTCCGTCGCTCCGGCCGCATTCAGGAGCAGCAAGGTCTGGTGCGCGAAGCGCAGGTGCAGCAGCAGGACATCCGGCAGCAGGCCGCCGCGGACGTCAGTACCGCGATCCTCGACCTGCACGCAGCGGAGCAGCAGGTGCAGGCGACGCGGGAACAGCTGAGGCTGGCCGAGCAGGAAGTCTCGCAGGCGCGCGAGCGTTTTCGCGCGGGAGTAGCCGGTAACGCTGACGTCATAACGGCTCTGCTGGGACTCACCACGGCGCGCACCTCGGTCATCGATGCGCAAACGAATTTCCAGACGGCTCGCGTCGCGCTCGCGCGCGCGCAAGGCGTCGTCACGACCCTTCCCTGAGCACTCACTCTCTCGTAAACATGGCAAGCGAACCCGGCAGCAAGCGCAAGATCATCATCCCCATCGTCATTGTAGTTGCGGT
Proteins encoded:
- a CDS encoding TolC family protein, whose translation is MKGKFTTCMALVLSLGIASGMAVQSLVAQDTTTAPVPSTLSIGDAARIAARNSAPAQGARIRVTEAEARVRQSRADMLPSLKASASQFTRTLNTASFGFSLPGLNPNGQIIGPFHVLDARGSAEAPLFNFSAFARYRAAGAAVKASSASATVASEQAGSQAALAYIQALRAEDDLRARGEDSVLAADLVNVAQAQLDAGTGIALDVTRAQAQLASTRAGLINSRAARDRTLIALARALNVPARTPLVLTDSLGSMDTTAVTTDEAAATERALRNRPDLLQAAARIAAAQQAVSAIRAEYLPTVSLVADDGVNGLSVHHMLNTYEYGLQISVPVLDGLRRSGRIQEQQGLVREAQVQQQDIRQQAAADVSTAILDLHAAEQQVQATREQLRLAEQEVSQARERFRAGVAGNADVITALLGLTTARTSVIDAQTNFQTARVALARAQGVVTTLP
- a CDS encoding TetR/AcrR family transcriptional regulator, coding for MSAEVTEPRWRRLPEERPQQILHAALEVFGEHGLAGARLEDIARQAGVSKGTIYLYFPNKEALFREMVRSTIVEAIVAGEGIPDTGSAREQLLAFMQHYWAFVRTPAFSVIYRVVVSELHHFPDLVEFYSAEVIARTQKLLSGIIRRGIDAGEFRALDPAVAGRMLISLFSTSAMWCCKRKYFPHLRNRPDEQIYNELVDFYLSALRAVPQ